One window of the Pseudarthrobacter sp. ATCC 49987 genome contains the following:
- the mtrB gene encoding MtrAB system histidine kinase MtrB yields the protein MGVRVARLVSIGASRLLPGIRYLLRSLHRKWRRSLQFRTVLTTLMLAIASFAVVGAYLSNQIANNLFQERLVQAESETRYNVKQVQDTFDGAQVTDQSSVITLVYDILNAVEGRGSVIQRRYVFEAMPEQTKPRNRWVESRASDQLTISVIPTELRTAVQNSGKEQFWASTEFPVGTEDRPGIAVGNKVTFNGTVYELYLIYDLNTAQKTLDEIQSVLLAGGAVLALLIGAVAWYVTRNVVSPVSHAALVSEKLAAGQLQERMVVKGEDEVARLGASFNHMAASLQEQITQLATLSQMQQRFVSDVSHELRTPLTTVRMAAEVLYDARDDFDPINKRSAELLYHQVERFQSLLADLLEISRFDAGVATLDAEPGDIVQLVSHVMEGVAPVAAEYGSEVTLNAPAGSIIVDMDDRRIDRILRNLVLNALEHGEGRPVNISVAANDNAVAVAVRDHGIGLAPAEAARVFDRFWRADPARARTTGGSGLGLSIAAEDAKLHNGWLQAWGRKGIGANFRLTLALRQGEAITKSPLQLEPVDVGFHGDGGERTMLLLDPAPVTRADGGTHDAGTADAGNTDTRGTSTAGTGTKEGA from the coding sequence GTGGGGGTGCGGGTGGCCCGGCTGGTCAGCATTGGCGCGTCCCGCCTGCTTCCGGGCATCCGCTACCTCCTGCGTTCACTGCACCGCAAGTGGCGGCGATCGCTGCAGTTCAGGACCGTGCTGACAACCCTTATGCTCGCGATCGCGTCTTTCGCGGTGGTTGGCGCGTACCTGTCCAACCAGATCGCCAACAACCTCTTCCAGGAACGGCTGGTCCAGGCCGAGTCGGAGACGCGCTACAACGTCAAGCAGGTGCAGGACACGTTCGACGGCGCCCAGGTCACCGACCAGTCCAGCGTCATCACGCTCGTTTATGACATCCTGAACGCCGTCGAGGGCCGCGGCTCCGTGATCCAGCGGCGCTATGTCTTTGAGGCGATGCCGGAACAAACCAAACCCCGCAACCGCTGGGTCGAATCGCGGGCATCGGACCAGCTCACCATCAGCGTCATTCCCACCGAGCTGCGCACGGCCGTGCAGAATTCCGGCAAGGAGCAGTTCTGGGCGTCCACGGAGTTCCCGGTGGGCACCGAAGACCGGCCCGGGATCGCCGTCGGCAACAAGGTCACCTTCAACGGCACGGTCTACGAGCTGTACCTCATCTATGACCTCAACACCGCCCAAAAGACCCTCGACGAGATCCAGAGCGTCTTGCTGGCCGGCGGCGCGGTGCTGGCGCTGCTGATTGGCGCCGTGGCCTGGTACGTGACCCGGAATGTGGTCAGCCCGGTCAGCCACGCCGCGCTCGTCTCCGAGAAACTCGCGGCAGGGCAGCTGCAGGAACGCATGGTGGTCAAGGGCGAGGACGAGGTGGCCCGGCTTGGGGCTTCGTTCAACCACATGGCGGCGAGCCTCCAGGAGCAGATCACCCAGCTCGCGACCCTGTCCCAGATGCAGCAGCGCTTCGTCTCCGATGTCTCCCACGAACTGCGGACCCCGCTCACCACCGTGCGGATGGCCGCCGAAGTTCTGTACGACGCGCGCGATGACTTCGACCCCATCAACAAGCGGTCCGCGGAACTGCTCTACCACCAGGTGGAGCGCTTCCAGTCCCTCCTGGCCGACCTCCTGGAAATCTCCCGCTTCGACGCGGGCGTGGCAACGCTCGACGCCGAACCGGGCGACATCGTGCAGCTCGTGTCGCATGTGATGGAAGGCGTGGCCCCGGTGGCCGCCGAGTACGGCTCCGAGGTCACCCTCAACGCGCCCGCGGGCAGCATCATCGTGGACATGGATGACCGCCGGATCGACCGGATCCTGCGCAACCTCGTGCTGAATGCCCTGGAACACGGCGAGGGCCGCCCGGTGAACATTTCCGTGGCCGCCAACGACAACGCCGTGGCGGTCGCCGTCCGGGACCACGGCATCGGTTTGGCCCCGGCGGAAGCGGCACGCGTGTTCGACCGGTTCTGGCGCGCCGATCCGGCGCGTGCACGCACCACGGGAGGCAGCGGCCTCGGGCTGTCCATCGCGGCGGAGGACGCGAAACTCCACAACGGCTGGCTCCAGGCGTGGGGACGGAAGGGCATCGGCGCCAACTTCCGCCTCACCCTCGCTCTGCGCCAGGGCGAGGCCATTACGAAGTCCCCACTCCAGCTGGAACCGGTCGACGTCGGTTTTCACGGCGACGGCGGCGAACGCACCATGCTGCTCCTGGACCCCGCGCCAGTAACGCGCGCCGACGGCGGGACCCACGACGCCGGCACCGCCGACGCCGGCAATACCGATACCCGGGGAACAAGTACCGCAGGCACCGGAACGAAGGAGGGGGCATGA
- a CDS encoding ComF family protein, with protein sequence MRQPFRAEAQAPALMDVDGSVLLPVVAAGAYRAELAQTVLSFKRYGQGQLAEVLSRGLARAIRAAAGEVPGLLLVPVPTSSSAYRKRGFSPVHVLLGRMGRTPGAGVHSRFTTVHALRKTVLRAPATGKPASRTAPGAGCRLPGLPGLPGLPRGRGGQKGLGRGDRAQRVRGSMRVRRGPFAPKVKGQQCIIVDDVLTTGATLAEAARALRAAGALVSGAVVLAATRPPVTLDFGDAGRALAGTAPVQEKNKPKKDE encoded by the coding sequence ATGCGGCAACCGTTCCGGGCGGAAGCACAGGCCCCGGCCCTGATGGACGTCGACGGCTCCGTGCTCCTTCCTGTCGTGGCTGCCGGCGCCTACCGCGCGGAGCTGGCGCAGACGGTGCTGTCGTTCAAGCGCTACGGCCAGGGACAACTCGCGGAGGTGTTGTCCCGTGGCCTGGCCCGGGCCATCCGGGCTGCTGCAGGGGAGGTACCGGGACTGCTGCTGGTCCCCGTGCCCACCAGCAGCAGTGCCTACCGGAAGCGGGGCTTCAGCCCGGTCCACGTGCTGCTCGGCAGAATGGGACGGACCCCGGGGGCCGGAGTACACTCGCGCTTCACCACCGTCCATGCCCTCCGGAAGACGGTGCTGCGGGCCCCGGCGACCGGGAAGCCAGCGTCACGGACGGCCCCCGGGGCCGGTTGCCGCCTCCCCGGACTGCCGGGACTTCCGGGACTGCCGCGAGGGCGCGGCGGACAAAAGGGGCTGGGGCGCGGGGACCGGGCACAGCGGGTGCGGGGATCCATGCGGGTCCGGCGCGGCCCGTTCGCTCCCAAGGTCAAGGGACAGCAGTGCATCATCGTTGACGACGTGCTCACCACCGGGGCTACGTTGGCCGAGGCTGCCCGGGCGTTGCGCGCGGCCGGCGCGCTGGTGAGTGGCGCCGTCGTCCTCGCCGCGACACGCCCGCCGGTCACGCTCGACTTCGGTGACGCCGGCCGCGCGTTGGCGGGGACGGCGCCCGTCCAGGAAAAAAATAAACCAAAAAAGGATGAATAA
- a CDS encoding winged helix-turn-helix domain-containing protein yields the protein MQEVLSLKQARRIALAAQGLDKVRPAGPVTARAVGRTFARLQLVQIDSVNVLARSHYLPFFSRLGNYDRSILQRMAGTHPRRMMEYWAHEASFIRPDHFQDLVLWQSRKWVGAHSMDPELRNGVASRVLEALAAGRPMTAAELTAHLGYVEDRQQDNWGWNWNAVKRVLEHLFEAGLISAASRTESFERRYTLTAKVLSGRPEENPEVPDAGADQEAALVRLIDAAARAHGIGTLRCFADYFRTPMRPSAIAVDHLLEAGRLLPVTVTGWNKPVYRHVEAKLPRTATGRALLSPFDSLVFERQRLEALFGFHYRIEIYTPEPKRRYGYYVLPFLLRDGIVARVDLKADRANGLLLARAAHAEPGAPADTAVELAAELQLMAEWLELDRVVVSQKGDLAPALADAVSGEEAVYPLRGNRRNRPCVSPVD from the coding sequence GTGCAGGAAGTGCTGAGCCTCAAGCAGGCCCGGCGGATCGCACTGGCAGCCCAGGGATTGGACAAAGTACGGCCCGCCGGACCCGTGACTGCACGGGCGGTGGGCCGTACTTTTGCCCGGCTCCAACTGGTCCAGATCGACTCCGTCAACGTGCTGGCGCGGAGCCACTACCTGCCCTTCTTCTCCCGGCTGGGCAACTACGACCGCTCCATCCTCCAGCGCATGGCGGGTACCCACCCGCGCCGCATGATGGAGTACTGGGCCCACGAGGCCAGCTTCATCCGCCCCGACCATTTCCAGGACCTGGTCCTGTGGCAAAGCCGGAAATGGGTGGGGGCGCACTCCATGGACCCCGAGCTCAGGAACGGTGTCGCGTCCCGGGTGCTCGAGGCACTGGCCGCCGGCCGGCCAATGACCGCCGCCGAACTCACCGCGCACCTTGGCTATGTGGAGGACCGGCAGCAGGACAACTGGGGCTGGAACTGGAACGCCGTGAAACGGGTGCTGGAGCACCTCTTCGAAGCGGGCCTCATTTCGGCCGCGTCCCGCACGGAGTCCTTTGAACGGCGCTACACCCTCACCGCCAAGGTCCTGTCCGGGCGGCCGGAGGAAAATCCGGAAGTCCCGGACGCCGGGGCGGACCAGGAGGCCGCGCTGGTACGCCTCATCGATGCCGCCGCCCGGGCCCACGGCATCGGCACGCTGCGCTGCTTTGCGGACTACTTCCGGACACCCATGCGTCCGTCCGCCATCGCAGTGGACCACCTCCTCGAAGCGGGACGGCTGCTGCCCGTCACTGTGACCGGCTGGAACAAGCCCGTCTACCGGCACGTCGAGGCGAAACTGCCCCGCACGGCCACCGGTCGCGCGCTGCTGAGCCCCTTCGACTCGCTGGTCTTTGAGCGGCAGCGCCTTGAGGCCTTGTTCGGTTTCCACTACCGCATCGAGATCTACACCCCGGAGCCGAAGCGCCGCTACGGCTACTACGTGCTGCCCTTTCTGCTGCGCGACGGGATCGTGGCCCGAGTCGACCTCAAAGCCGACCGGGCCAACGGCCTCCTGCTGGCGAGGGCTGCCCACGCGGAACCCGGCGCCCCCGCCGACACCGCCGTCGAACTCGCTGCCGAACTGCAGCTCATGGCAGAGTGGTTGGAACTGGACCGGGTTGTGGTTTCCCAGAAAGGGGACCTGGCACCGGCGCTCGCAGACGCCGTGTCCGGGGAGGAAGCGGTGTATCCGCTGAGAGGGAACAGGCGTAACCGGCCCTGCGTCTCTCCCGTAGACTAA
- the mtrA gene encoding MtrAB system response regulator MtrA translates to MKARILVVDDDEALAEMIGIVLRNDGFEPVFCADGGQALEVFRSAKPDLVLLDLMLPGIDGIEVCRQIRAESDVPIVMLTAKADTSDVVRGLESGADDYVPKPFKPAELVARVRARLRPGDQKAPETLRIADVTIDVAGHLVSRGTERISLTPLEFDLLVALARKPWQVFTRELLLEQVWGYRHAADTRLVNVHVQRLRSKIERDPEAPEVVLTVRGVGYKAGS, encoded by the coding sequence ATGAAGGCACGCATTCTGGTAGTGGACGATGACGAGGCGCTGGCCGAGATGATCGGTATTGTGCTGCGCAATGACGGGTTCGAGCCCGTCTTCTGCGCTGACGGCGGGCAGGCGCTCGAAGTCTTCCGCTCCGCCAAACCGGACCTCGTGCTGCTGGACCTGATGCTCCCGGGCATCGACGGCATTGAAGTCTGCCGCCAGATCCGTGCCGAGTCCGATGTCCCGATCGTGATGCTCACTGCCAAGGCGGACACCTCCGACGTGGTCCGCGGCCTCGAGTCCGGGGCCGATGACTATGTGCCGAAGCCCTTCAAGCCGGCCGAACTGGTCGCCAGGGTCCGGGCCCGGCTGCGGCCCGGCGACCAGAAGGCGCCCGAGACGCTGCGGATTGCCGACGTCACGATCGACGTGGCCGGACACCTGGTCAGCCGAGGGACCGAGCGGATCTCGCTGACACCGCTGGAGTTCGACCTGCTGGTCGCCCTGGCACGCAAGCCCTGGCAGGTCTTCACCCGGGAACTCCTCCTGGAGCAGGTCTGGGGATACCGGCACGCCGCCGACACCCGCCTGGTGAACGTCCACGTCCAGCGGCTCAGGTCAAAGATCGAACGTGACCCGGAAGCCCCCGAAGTTGTATTGACGGTCCGTGGTGTCGGCTACAAAGCAGGTTCCTGA
- a CDS encoding Rv3235 family protein, whose amino-acid sequence MTAMTSPRATADAVPSIPPPLHLVPCGAAPAAPPASPRVPAAPLPRRADEEREVCAISRSTVQAAIEVLAGTRPAQQLARRLDERCLAALQHRAALTRRVPCGASPTAGRLHRNASVRSVRACRVSADIYEASAVVVEELRVRAVALRLERSRLAWRVTVLEIG is encoded by the coding sequence ATGACCGCCATGACCAGCCCCCGCGCCACCGCGGACGCCGTCCCATCGATCCCCCCGCCTCTGCACCTGGTTCCGTGCGGTGCGGCACCGGCCGCGCCGCCGGCCAGTCCCCGCGTTCCGGCAGCGCCGCTGCCGCGCAGGGCCGATGAGGAACGGGAGGTGTGTGCGATTTCCCGCAGCACGGTTCAGGCCGCCATCGAAGTGCTGGCCGGCACCCGGCCGGCACAACAACTTGCCCGGCGGCTCGACGAGCGCTGCCTCGCGGCCCTCCAACACCGGGCCGCCCTGACCCGGCGTGTGCCGTGCGGGGCGTCACCGACGGCGGGACGACTGCACCGCAACGCCTCTGTCCGCTCCGTCCGGGCCTGCCGGGTATCCGCTGACATCTACGAGGCCAGCGCCGTCGTGGTCGAGGAATTGCGGGTGCGGGCGGTCGCCCTGCGGCTGGAGCGAAGCAGGCTCGCCTGGCGGGTCACTGTGCTGGAAATCGGCTGA
- a CDS encoding LpqB family beta-propeller domain-containing protein gives MSRTPRKATRTAALLAVLLFLLTSCAQIPRSGPVGKSTDESAGNPNNAPVFFPSAPRQGAGPDAVIEDFYLAGSGYEDDYAVARQYLTQASSVTWKPDQRVLVFRSARVVPTGVENVFNYELDVSYSVDVDGVATQLPEGTKENIPATLTKVDGEWRIAELPDGTAIPEETFKVIYGAYPIYFYDPTFAYAVPDVRWFIKKKTVKAMTSALLGGPAPYLKGAVVSAFPSGIKLARESVPVVSGAAQVDLTAKDLVEASNEDRLRMQTQLALTFRSQPDVINVELRANQDLVRVQDNGSVLPPIRDKNVPAHQIAVSNNDLVRYENNRISPLPDIQPVSALAPRAPAESPVSQSAAFLNAGRGTLYSIVPGQPARALTTRATLTRPSFDRYDWVWTAGPGANGAAEMIAYRPVNVAEGSGVPTVALAPAWLAGRSVKEFRVSREGTRALILTEQNGKTKVQVAGIVRAADGTPKELTVPMTLLATNDPDQGVWVDDTTVAVMKGSASESVTPELLSLTSSQPQQLAPWPGLTALSAGNGSEEIYAQSAEGIFQRLGNGWSPQLKGPIDPAYPG, from the coding sequence ATGAGCCGCACCCCACGGAAGGCCACCCGCACGGCGGCGCTTCTGGCCGTGCTGCTGTTCCTGCTGACATCGTGCGCCCAGATCCCGCGGTCGGGCCCAGTGGGAAAAAGTACGGACGAGAGCGCAGGGAATCCCAATAACGCTCCTGTGTTCTTCCCGTCCGCGCCGCGTCAGGGGGCCGGGCCGGACGCCGTGATCGAGGACTTCTACCTCGCCGGCAGCGGCTACGAGGACGACTACGCCGTGGCACGCCAGTACCTGACCCAGGCGTCGTCCGTGACCTGGAAGCCGGACCAGCGGGTGCTCGTCTTTCGCTCCGCGCGCGTGGTGCCGACCGGCGTCGAAAACGTCTTCAACTACGAACTGGACGTGTCCTACTCCGTTGACGTGGATGGGGTTGCTACCCAGCTGCCGGAGGGAACCAAGGAGAATATCCCCGCCACGCTGACCAAGGTGGACGGTGAATGGCGGATTGCGGAACTCCCGGACGGCACAGCGATCCCGGAGGAGACCTTCAAGGTCATCTACGGCGCCTATCCGATCTATTTCTATGACCCGACGTTCGCCTATGCGGTGCCCGACGTCCGGTGGTTTATCAAGAAGAAGACCGTCAAGGCCATGACCAGCGCCCTCCTCGGCGGTCCGGCCCCGTATCTCAAGGGAGCCGTGGTCAGCGCTTTCCCCTCGGGCATCAAGCTGGCCCGCGAGTCGGTCCCGGTGGTCTCCGGCGCCGCCCAGGTGGACCTCACGGCAAAGGACCTCGTGGAGGCCTCCAACGAGGACAGGCTGCGGATGCAGACCCAGCTCGCCCTTACCTTCCGCAGCCAGCCCGACGTCATCAACGTCGAACTCCGGGCCAACCAGGACCTGGTGCGCGTACAGGACAATGGCTCCGTCCTTCCGCCGATCCGGGACAAAAACGTCCCCGCCCACCAGATCGCCGTGAGCAACAACGATCTGGTCCGGTATGAGAACAACAGGATCTCGCCGCTTCCCGACATCCAGCCTGTCTCCGCCCTGGCACCCCGGGCCCCGGCGGAATCTCCGGTCTCGCAGTCCGCTGCCTTCCTCAACGCCGGCCGCGGAACGCTGTACTCCATCGTGCCTGGCCAGCCCGCCAGGGCGCTGACCACCCGCGCCACCCTGACCCGTCCGTCCTTCGACCGGTACGACTGGGTCTGGACGGCGGGACCGGGGGCCAACGGTGCCGCGGAAATGATCGCCTACCGGCCGGTCAACGTGGCAGAAGGCTCCGGTGTTCCCACGGTCGCACTGGCGCCGGCCTGGCTCGCCGGGCGGTCCGTCAAGGAGTTCCGGGTCTCACGCGAGGGCACCCGGGCCCTCATCCTCACGGAGCAGAACGGCAAAACCAAGGTCCAGGTAGCGGGCATTGTCCGGGCAGCGGACGGCACGCCCAAGGAACTGACTGTGCCGATGACCCTGTTGGCAACGAACGATCCGGACCAGGGCGTGTGGGTGGACGACACCACGGTCGCAGTGATGAAGGGCTCCGCAAGCGAATCCGTCACCCCCGAGCTTTTGTCCCTCACGTCGTCCCAGCCGCAACAACTCGCGCCGTGGCCGGGACTTACCGCACTCAGTGCCGGCAACGGGTCTGAGGAGATCTACGCGCAGTCCGCGGAAGGGATCTTCCAGCGGCTCGGCAACGGATGGTCCCCGCAACTCAAGGGGCCGATCGATCCGGCCTATCCCGGCTAG
- the hpf gene encoding ribosome hibernation-promoting factor, HPF/YfiA family, which produces MEFMISGRNLTVSDRFREYADEKISKIASLGDKVQRVDAKVTKETKARQTDEMLTVELTVLGRGPVIRAEASAADKFAAFDLAYNKLLERLRRAKDRKKVHHGRHTPKSVTEATATLEPASTSEPIYEEANHWLEPKAAPAEKSPYEVENDIPAGDSPVLIRRKVFPAASLTLDDAVDNMELVGHDFYLFVDKETKAPSVVYRRDGWTYGVISLDQTCQPGEAPLEEKVLAYRSEDEPASA; this is translated from the coding sequence ATGGAGTTCATGATCAGCGGACGTAATTTGACGGTCTCCGACCGGTTCCGCGAGTACGCCGACGAGAAGATCTCGAAGATCGCGTCACTGGGCGACAAGGTCCAGAGGGTGGACGCGAAGGTAACCAAGGAGACCAAGGCCCGCCAGACCGACGAGATGCTCACGGTAGAGCTGACCGTCCTCGGCCGGGGCCCCGTGATTCGTGCCGAAGCCAGCGCCGCAGACAAATTCGCCGCGTTCGATCTCGCCTACAACAAGCTTCTTGAACGCCTGCGCCGCGCGAAGGACCGCAAGAAGGTCCACCATGGCCGGCACACCCCGAAATCCGTCACCGAGGCCACGGCAACCCTCGAGCCCGCGAGCACCAGCGAGCCCATTTACGAAGAGGCCAACCACTGGCTGGAGCCCAAGGCAGCTCCCGCCGAGAAGTCGCCGTACGAGGTCGAGAATGACATCCCGGCCGGAGACTCGCCCGTGCTCATCCGCCGGAAGGTCTTTCCCGCCGCGTCCCTCACGCTCGACGACGCTGTCGACAATATGGAGCTCGTGGGTCACGACTTCTACCTCTTCGTGGACAAGGAGACCAAGGCGCCGTCCGTTGTGTACCGCCGCGACGGTTGGACCTACGGGGTTATTTCCCTTGACCAGACGTGCCAGCCGGGCGAGGCCCCGCTGGAAGAGAAAGTCCTCGCCTACCGCTCCGAGGATGAGCCCGCCAGCGCATAA
- the secA gene encoding preprotein translocase subunit SecA — protein MASLIEKLLRTGDKKTLRQLRNYADSINALESSFQTFSDAELREETDRLRARHVDGEKLDDLLPEAFAAVREASSRTLGMRHFDVQLMGGAALHLGNIAEMKTGEGKTLVATAPAYLNALAGNGVHVITVNDYLAEYQSDLMGRVYRFLGLTSGCILSNQDPAVRREQYAADITYGTNNEFGFDYLRDNMAWDKSELVQRGHHFAIVDEVDSILIDEARTPLIISGPAQGDTNRWYSEFAKVVTRLKSEEDYEVDEKKRTVGVLEAGIEKVEDYLGIHNLYESANTPLIGFLNNAIKAKELFKRDKDYVILDGEVLIVDEHTGRILAGRRYNEGMHQAIEAKEGVEIKAENQTLATVTLQNYFRMYGKLAGMTGTAETEAAEFMSTYKLGVVAIPTNRDMTRIDQADLVYKNEAVKFDAVVKDIAERHEKGQPVLVGTTSVEKSEYLSRLLAKEGVRHEVLNAKNHAREAAIVAQAGRKGAVTVATNMAGRGTDIMLGGNAEFTAVAELAKRGLDPEENSEEYEAAWPAAFEAAKQSVKDEHEEVLNLGGLYVLGTERHESRRIDNQLRGRSGRQGDPGESRFYLSLTDDLMRLFNSGAAERLMNSSVPDDVALESKLVSRAIASAQGQVEGRNAEQRKNVLKYDDVLNRQREAIYGDRRRILEGDDLHEKVQFFLEDTITAFIEQATAEGTGDDWDFNLLWSNLKTLYPVSVTPRDLIDEAGGKSRITVDFLKEEILSDARLVYQAREEAIGHESMRELERRVVLSVIGRKWQEHLYEMDYLKEGIGLRAMAQRDPLVEYQREGFIMFQAMMEAIREESVGFLFNLEVEVTPAEDVVVADAAGQHTEHHEPQIHAAGLEAPEKPAQLQYTAPGEDGSAQTRVEAKASGRSGNPAKAGQDAPRRANKKKKR, from the coding sequence GTGGCATCACTTATCGAAAAACTTCTCCGCACGGGTGACAAAAAAACCCTGAGGCAACTGCGGAACTATGCCGATTCCATCAATGCCCTGGAAAGCTCCTTCCAGACCTTCAGCGACGCAGAATTGCGCGAAGAGACGGACCGGCTCCGCGCGCGCCACGTCGACGGCGAAAAGCTCGATGACCTCCTGCCCGAGGCGTTCGCCGCCGTTCGCGAAGCCTCGTCCCGCACCCTCGGGATGCGCCACTTCGACGTCCAGCTGATGGGCGGCGCCGCCCTGCACCTGGGCAACATCGCCGAAATGAAGACTGGTGAAGGCAAAACCCTCGTGGCCACCGCTCCGGCCTACCTGAACGCCCTCGCCGGCAACGGCGTGCACGTCATCACCGTCAACGACTACCTTGCCGAATACCAGTCGGACCTCATGGGCCGTGTCTACCGCTTCCTGGGCCTGACCAGCGGCTGCATCCTGTCCAACCAGGACCCGGCCGTGCGCCGCGAACAGTACGCCGCCGATATCACCTACGGCACCAACAACGAATTTGGCTTCGACTACCTGCGCGACAACATGGCGTGGGACAAGTCCGAGCTCGTCCAGCGCGGCCACCACTTCGCCATCGTCGATGAGGTGGACTCCATCCTCATCGACGAGGCACGGACCCCGCTCATCATTTCCGGCCCCGCCCAGGGCGACACCAACCGCTGGTACAGCGAGTTCGCCAAGGTCGTCACCCGGCTCAAGTCCGAGGAGGACTACGAAGTCGACGAGAAGAAGCGCACCGTCGGTGTGCTCGAGGCCGGCATCGAGAAGGTCGAGGACTACCTCGGCATCCACAACCTCTACGAGTCCGCGAACACCCCGCTGATCGGATTCCTGAACAACGCCATCAAGGCCAAGGAACTGTTCAAGCGGGACAAGGACTACGTCATCCTCGACGGCGAAGTCCTGATCGTGGACGAGCACACCGGCCGCATCCTCGCCGGCCGGCGCTACAACGAAGGCATGCACCAGGCCATCGAGGCCAAAGAAGGCGTCGAGATCAAGGCCGAGAACCAGACCCTCGCCACGGTGACGCTGCAGAACTACTTCCGCATGTACGGCAAGCTCGCGGGCATGACCGGCACCGCCGAAACGGAAGCCGCAGAGTTCATGAGCACGTACAAGCTCGGCGTCGTCGCGATCCCCACCAACCGGGACATGACGCGCATCGACCAGGCGGACCTCGTCTACAAGAACGAGGCCGTCAAGTTCGACGCCGTCGTCAAGGATATTGCCGAACGGCACGAAAAGGGCCAGCCGGTCCTGGTCGGCACCACGAGCGTCGAGAAGAGCGAATACCTCTCCCGGCTCCTGGCCAAGGAGGGCGTCCGCCACGAGGTCCTGAACGCCAAGAACCACGCCCGTGAGGCCGCGATCGTGGCCCAGGCAGGCCGCAAGGGCGCCGTCACGGTGGCGACCAACATGGCCGGCCGCGGTACCGACATCATGCTCGGCGGCAACGCCGAGTTCACCGCTGTCGCCGAACTGGCCAAGCGCGGGCTGGATCCGGAAGAGAACTCTGAAGAATACGAGGCCGCCTGGCCGGCCGCCTTCGAGGCCGCCAAGCAGTCCGTCAAGGACGAGCACGAGGAAGTCCTCAACCTCGGCGGCCTCTACGTGCTGGGCACCGAACGGCACGAATCACGCCGGATCGACAACCAGCTCCGCGGCCGCTCCGGCCGCCAGGGCGACCCGGGCGAGTCCCGGTTCTACCTGTCGCTGACCGATGACCTGATGCGCCTGTTCAACTCCGGCGCGGCGGAACGTCTGATGAACAGCTCGGTGCCGGACGACGTCGCCCTCGAATCCAAGCTCGTCTCGCGCGCCATCGCCTCCGCCCAGGGCCAGGTGGAGGGCCGCAACGCCGAACAGCGCAAGAACGTCCTGAAGTACGACGACGTTCTGAACCGCCAGCGCGAGGCCATCTACGGCGACCGCCGCCGCATCCTCGAAGGCGACGACCTCCACGAAAAGGTCCAGTTCTTCCTGGAAGACACGATCACCGCGTTCATCGAGCAGGCCACCGCAGAGGGCACCGGCGACGACTGGGACTTCAACCTGCTGTGGTCCAACCTCAAGACCCTCTACCCGGTGAGCGTCACCCCGCGCGACCTCATCGACGAGGCCGGCGGCAAGTCGCGGATCACGGTCGACTTCCTCAAGGAAGAGATCCTCTCCGACGCCCGCCTGGTCTACCAGGCCCGCGAAGAAGCCATCGGGCACGAGAGCATGCGCGAACTCGAGCGCCGCGTTGTGCTTTCGGTGATCGGCCGCAAATGGCAGGAACACCTCTATGAGATGGACTACCTGAAGGAAGGCATCGGGCTGCGCGCGATGGCCCAGCGCGATCCCCTGGTGGAATACCAGCGCGAGGGCTTCATCATGTTCCAGGCCATGATGGAGGCCATCCGGGAGGAAAGCGTCGGCTTCCTGTTCAACCTTGAGGTCGAGGTGACGCCCGCCGAGGACGTCGTCGTCGCGGACGCCGCGGGCCAGCACACCGAGCACCACGAACCGCAGATCCATGCTGCCGGGCTGGAGGCCCCCGAAAAGCCGGCGCAGCTGCAGTACACGGCCCCCGGCGAGGACGGTTCGGCCCAGACCCGTGTGGAGGCCAAGGCCTCCGGCCGTTCCGGCAACCCGGCCAAGGCCGGGCAGGATGCCCCGCGCCGCGCCAACAAAAAGAAGAAGCGCTAG